Proteins encoded by one window of Euwallacea fornicatus isolate EFF26 unplaced genomic scaffold, ASM4011564v1 scaffold_160, whole genome shotgun sequence:
- the LOC136350198 gene encoding uncharacterized protein, translating into MSRSGRNADRTEANGEPGEPRNEIKDRIFMRTPPFSRADPELWFAQLESQFIINGVLSDELRFHTTIGVMDTESLVCVKDLVINPPATNKFETLRRRILDILSESQETKFKKLFSQLRLDDKKPSVFLSEMKILGGASLPEEILKFFWIQRLPREMQVALLTCSLPLQQVADLADKIAEVEIQQNCQIDHEICACNSKVNNNSTKTSSEDYQHLIRRLENLERRNRSQSPLRKDNYRLNSPKTNILKDSLCWYHLNFRDKAHKCTPP; encoded by the coding sequence ATGTCTCGTTCTGGCCGAAACGCAGATCGTACAGAAGCTAACGGTGAACCTGGTGAACCTCGTAATGAAATCAAAGACCGAATTTTTATGAGGACACCACCTTTTAGCCGAGCAGATCCCGAATTATGGTTCGCTCAATTAGAATCCCAGTTCATCATCAACGGAGTGCTCTCAGATGAATTAAGATTTCATACTACAATCGGAGTGATGGATACAGAGAGTTTAGTTTGTGTTAAAGACTTAGTGATTAATCCACCAGCAaccaacaaatttgaaactcttcGTCGAAGAATTTTGGACATTCTTTCAGAATCCCAAGAAACGAAATTCAAGAAACTCTTCTCACAACTTCGACTCGATGACAAAAAACCTTCAGTTTTCCTatcagaaatgaaaattttaggaGGTGCATCGTTACCCGAGGAGATCCTTAAATTCTTTTGGATACAGAGATTACCCCGTGAAATGCAAGTAGCTCTTTTGACATGTTCTTTACCCTTACAACAAGTGGCAGATTTAGCTGATAAAATTGCAGAAgtggaaattcaacagaaCTGTCAAATCGATCACGAAATATGTGCTTGTAACTCAAAAGTCAATAATAATAGCACGAAAACATCTTCAGAAGACTACCAACACCTAATTAGACGTctcgaaaatttggaaagacGGAACAGATCACAGTCCCCTTTAAGAAAAGATAACTACCGACTCAATTCTCCAA
- the LOC136350199 gene encoding uncharacterized protein produces MWELIQSIKTSKNIQDGSSQTISDMSTHKDTLSTGSIFDIEDRDLVIIFDEESESSKLIQELSDTNIELAKLINKGDMIYHRMYMLRQHDSLICEDEPDIFINKVEEQADRFIVEIKYCRTRSLPPRAKSRGHVCEPLWETGTSRQLRRQVEVLSRDTIEKWLKEQEYEKAEKMMHDAEVQTEIQSEGNVKEQGIQTDTGEGLTQIEGVDTYQKFKEIMDKNWEENIYENTEIKIGNPLETKMTTVKVVMTEKGDKNMERGIQRLYKKRYPELLEGDENYEVLEQTTNYKNAKQKMGQKLIRIELSGREEDLWEQMERMKKDTEGDEWVAMHKINEINIDMFRKMVETILHGTKTHAVIYTNNQQRIQDGEKTNGERGKGINKEVLEDNKQKKTYAIVLNKVEDEEIKETIRKIRESVKGTGANKEIQGLRTTKDGNILVEMGKKLEGANEIKKAIEEATKLKTRIMGPN; encoded by the exons ATGTGGGAACTTATTCAATCCATAAAAACTAGCAAGAATATACAAGATGGGAGTTCTCAAACCATATCTGATATGTCTACACACAAGGATACCTTATCGACAG GTAGTATATTTGATATTGAAGATAGAGACctagtaattatttttgacgAAGAAAGTGAATCAAGTAAATTGATACAAGAACTCAGTGATACTAACATTGAACTGGCGAAACTAATCAATAAAGGAGATATGATTTATCATAGGATGTACATGCTCAGACAGCACGACTCACTAATTTGTGAAGATGAACCTGACATAT ttatcaATAAGGTTGAAGAGCAGGCtgacaggtttatcgtggagataaagtactgtcgaacgaggtcgctaccaccaagGGCGAAATCGAGGGGCCATGTGTGCGAGCCTTTGTGGGAAACAGGGACTAGCAG GCAACTGCGAAGGCAAGTAGAAGTGCTAAGCAGGGACACCAtagaaaaatggttaaaagAACAAGAGTACGAAAAGGCAGAGAAAATGATGCATGATGCGGAGGTGCAAACGGAGATTCAATCGGAGGGTAATGTAAAGGAACAGGGTATACAAACGGATACAGGGGAGGGATTAACGCAAATAGAAGGGGTAGATACTTACcaaaaattcaaggaaataatggataaaaattgggaggaaaatatatatgaaaatacagaaattaaaatagGGAATCctttggaaacaaaaatgaCAACGGTCAAAGTGGTGATGACGGAAAAAGGAGACAAAAATATGGAGAGGGGAATTCAACGACTGTATAAGAAAAGATACCCGGAGCTGTTGGAAGGAGATGAAAATTACGAAGTGTTAGAGCAGacaacaaattataaaaatgcaaaacagAAAATGGGGCAAAAATTGATTAGGATCGAACTAAGTGGGAGGGAGGAGGATTTATGGGAACAAATGGAAAGGATGAAAAAGGATACGGAGGGGGACGAGTGGGTGGCCAtgcataaaataaatgaaataaatatagatATGTTCAGGAAAATGGTGGAGACAATTTTACACGGGACAAAAACGCATGCGGTGATTTACACAAACAACCAACAAAGGATTCAGGACGGGGAAAAAACAAATGGGGAGAGGGGCAAAGGGATAAATAAGGAAGTACTCGAGGACaataaacaaaagaaaacataCGCTATTGTGCTAAATAAAGTGGAGGACGAGGAAATTAAGGAAACAATCAGGAAAATCAGGGAATCGGTCAAGGGAACGGGGGCAAATAAGGAAATACAGGGCTTGAGAACAACTAAGGACGGAAATATTTTGGTGGAGATGGGGAAAAAATTGGAAGGGGCAAACGAAATCAAAAAGGCAATTGAGGAAGCAACAAAACTAAAAACCAGAATAATGGGGCCAAACTAG